In one window of Zhihengliuella sp. ISTPL4 DNA:
- a CDS encoding phage holin family protein, whose protein sequence is MRFIIRVVVNAFAIWVVTLIPVLQVTVRAFPPGETLQLVLTLLAVGALFALVNTIIGTVVKIVAFPLYILTFGLIGFLINGFLLWLTAWITSSFGWGLTVESFWWGVLAALIISIINGIFGFILRPQNKRSRRD, encoded by the coding sequence ATGCGCTTCATCATCCGGGTCGTCGTCAACGCGTTCGCCATCTGGGTCGTCACGCTCATCCCCGTGCTCCAGGTCACGGTGCGCGCCTTCCCGCCGGGCGAGACGCTGCAGCTCGTCCTGACGCTCCTCGCGGTCGGAGCCCTCTTCGCGTTGGTGAACACCATCATCGGCACGGTCGTGAAGATCGTCGCGTTCCCGCTGTACATCCTCACGTTCGGCCTCATCGGCTTCCTCATCAACGGCTTTCTGCTCTGGCTGACCGCCTGGATCACCAGCAGCTTCGGATGGGGCCTGACGGTCGAGTCGTTCTGGTGGGGCGTGCTGGCGGCGCTGATCATCTCGATCATCAACGGCATCTTCGGCTTCATCCTCCGCCCCCAGAACAAGCGCTCCCGCCGCGACTGA
- a CDS encoding ABC transporter substrate-binding protein, with protein sequence MTRSSVPRIAAPLATLAALSLLAGCSAATDDTASDDRSIVFWTPQTTPERLAAQEAVADAFTEETGIAVEVVPMAGADQDQALVTGAASGDVPDVILHASTQTGAWTSQGLLDTAAASAVVDSLDRATFNENALSAVTIDGEVSAVPSDGWSHVIAYRADLLEEAGVAVPTSVEELATAATTIKEELGITGLAFGTQAGTASATEGIQSLFQSAGCELVEDGEVTVDSAACTAAAEQFLTLRNSSTAGDFDVTSARAAYLNGDAAMLLFSTHILDELAGLDPATPATCPECTDTPDFLAQNTGFVTVLGDEPRQYGAVLSYGIPTGADAEAAQEYVEFVLDEGYADTLGVATEGRIPLRNGSADDPEAFAAAWGGLGIGPAHDRTSADIYGDEFVDGMSEGINSIYLWGMGTDDATLAGLVSSQGVLANQIEALYNGTPAAEVTAAMKAAVEEVKAGL encoded by the coding sequence GTGACCCGTTCGTCAGTGCCGCGCATCGCGGCTCCCCTTGCGACTCTCGCCGCACTGTCCCTGCTCGCCGGTTGCTCCGCCGCGACCGACGACACCGCGTCTGACGACCGGAGCATCGTCTTCTGGACGCCGCAGACCACGCCCGAGCGACTCGCCGCGCAGGAGGCGGTGGCCGACGCCTTCACGGAGGAGACCGGTATCGCCGTGGAGGTCGTGCCGATGGCGGGCGCGGACCAGGACCAGGCACTCGTAACCGGAGCTGCCAGCGGCGACGTTCCCGATGTGATCCTGCACGCCTCCACGCAGACCGGCGCCTGGACGTCGCAAGGCCTGCTCGACACCGCGGCGGCGAGCGCCGTCGTCGACTCTCTGGACCGCGCGACCTTCAACGAGAACGCCCTCTCCGCCGTCACCATCGACGGCGAGGTCTCCGCCGTGCCCAGCGACGGCTGGTCGCACGTGATCGCCTACCGCGCCGATCTGCTCGAGGAGGCCGGGGTCGCGGTGCCGACGTCGGTCGAGGAGCTGGCCACCGCCGCCACCACGATCAAGGAGGAACTGGGGATCACCGGTCTCGCGTTCGGCACCCAGGCGGGAACCGCGTCGGCGACCGAGGGCATTCAGTCGCTGTTCCAGAGTGCCGGCTGCGAGCTCGTGGAGGACGGCGAGGTCACCGTCGACTCGGCGGCCTGCACCGCTGCGGCCGAGCAGTTCCTCACGCTGCGCAACTCCTCCACGGCCGGGGACTTCGACGTCACCAGCGCGCGGGCAGCCTACCTCAACGGCGACGCTGCCATGCTCCTGTTCTCCACGCACATCCTGGACGAGCTGGCGGGCCTGGATCCCGCGACACCGGCGACCTGCCCCGAGTGCACCGACACCCCCGACTTCCTGGCACAGAACACCGGGTTCGTGACCGTGCTCGGCGACGAACCGCGCCAGTACGGTGCCGTCCTGAGCTACGGCATCCCCACCGGCGCCGACGCGGAGGCCGCGCAGGAGTACGTCGAGTTCGTGCTCGACGAGGGCTACGCCGATACGCTGGGCGTCGCCACCGAGGGACGCATCCCGCTGCGCAACGGCAGCGCCGACGACCCCGAGGCCTTCGCCGCCGCCTGGGGCGGGCTGGGCATCGGGCCCGCCCACGACCGGACGTCGGCCGATATCTACGGCGACGAGTTCGTCGATGGCATGAGCGAGGGCATCAACTCCATCTACCTGTGGGGCATGGGCACGGACGACGCCACCCTCGCCGGGCTTGTCTCCAGCCAGGGCGTGCTGGCGAACCAGATCGAGGCGCTGTACAACGGCACCCCTGCCGCCGAGGTCACCGCCGCGATGAAGGCGGCCGTCGAGGAGGTCAAGGCGGGCCTGTGA
- a CDS encoding outer membrane protein assembly factor BamB family protein, producing the protein MQTPLTRRGFLGLSAAGIMLGAAGGWGPWPGGSVGAAAADDETAGTLRFAVLTDTHANEDETERMANLRRIFGAIQADDPAFVLHCGDITDYGSDGSFAAYRDLIPTALWQRLRHVPGNHEIRWDTSARRRFQHWFGPTSYGFDASGVHFLALDPTQLLQEPGLFGDDLAALEEELRAIGDRPSVLFLHYPLGGANYYVNDTDALLRTLAPFPVRAIFAGHRHLNEIDRFNGLTQVTTNAARPGPFYLRVTEQRGQTGRSLLVEHVTLGATDAAAPTVETLTEIPLDAPSAPTAPIRLVPRPGTTGIALTAVTTGAAVAVDARLHPQAVFGAREESAWTPLTARGRSWHGTVDRAGVAPGRHRVQVRAVDDTGARREEWAEVELPGPTRARAAWELEIGGQIQGALAARGATVVACSTSGRVAAVDAGGRARPRPRWTADTGPIHRGAAFTPDGRLVLVPSADGLLLALDARTGRTVWTSRFPKPVLTTPLVAAAADGATRILVSAEDTLRCLDRDGTTLWEAPVPVRTAGRAACDGERVFVGAGDGRGYAYDLHTGAVLWSVLTTDRPDRYRQLIYGPWDDWVEMLPTGAVLFSTVVDAIAVDPRTGAVIWRTPGSYIFAPALPLPDGGLLLTSEWGVVAIVDETTGAVRWTAPAVPRAVNAGPVIDPRTGTAWLVSVGGLLAEIRPADRSVAVDRQLFTANTFSTPVLAADRLVVGAQDGVLRAYSL; encoded by the coding sequence GTGCAGACGCCGCTGACCAGGCGAGGATTCCTCGGCCTTTCTGCGGCCGGGATCATGCTCGGAGCGGCGGGCGGCTGGGGACCGTGGCCCGGCGGGAGCGTCGGCGCCGCCGCCGCGGATGACGAGACCGCGGGCACCCTGCGATTCGCGGTCCTGACAGACACGCACGCCAACGAGGACGAGACCGAGCGGATGGCGAACCTCCGCCGCATCTTCGGCGCGATCCAGGCCGACGATCCCGCCTTCGTCCTGCACTGCGGCGACATCACCGACTACGGCAGCGACGGCTCGTTCGCCGCCTACCGCGACCTCATCCCGACCGCGCTCTGGCAACGCCTGCGCCACGTCCCCGGCAACCACGAGATCCGCTGGGACACCAGCGCGCGCCGCCGTTTCCAGCACTGGTTCGGCCCCACCAGTTACGGTTTCGACGCCAGCGGCGTGCACTTCCTCGCCCTGGACCCCACCCAGCTGCTGCAGGAGCCGGGGCTTTTCGGCGATGACCTCGCCGCGCTCGAGGAGGAGCTGCGCGCGATCGGCGACCGTCCGTCCGTCCTCTTCCTGCACTATCCGCTCGGCGGGGCGAACTACTACGTGAACGATACGGACGCGTTGCTGCGCACCCTCGCGCCCTTCCCCGTGCGCGCGATCTTCGCCGGCCACCGGCACCTCAACGAGATCGATCGCTTCAACGGCCTCACCCAGGTCACGACCAATGCCGCGCGCCCCGGCCCGTTCTATCTGCGGGTCACCGAACAACGCGGGCAGACGGGGCGCTCGCTGCTCGTCGAGCATGTGACGCTCGGCGCGACCGATGCCGCCGCGCCGACGGTCGAGACGCTCACCGAGATCCCTCTGGACGCGCCGTCCGCTCCCACCGCGCCGATCCGCCTCGTACCCCGGCCCGGTACGACGGGGATCGCCCTCACCGCGGTCACCACCGGCGCGGCCGTCGCCGTCGATGCGCGACTGCACCCGCAGGCCGTTTTCGGCGCACGCGAAGAGAGCGCCTGGACGCCGCTCACGGCCCGAGGGCGCTCCTGGCACGGCACGGTCGACCGCGCCGGGGTCGCACCCGGGCGCCACCGCGTGCAGGTCCGCGCCGTCGACGACACGGGAGCGCGACGAGAGGAATGGGCGGAGGTGGAACTGCCCGGGCCCACGCGGGCCCGGGCCGCCTGGGAGCTCGAGATCGGCGGTCAGATTCAGGGCGCGCTCGCGGCGCGAGGGGCGACCGTCGTCGCGTGCTCCACGTCGGGTCGGGTGGCGGCCGTCGACGCCGGCGGACGCGCCCGGCCCCGACCGCGGTGGACCGCCGACACCGGCCCCATCCATCGCGGCGCCGCGTTCACACCCGACGGACGACTCGTGCTCGTGCCGAGCGCCGACGGCCTGCTGCTCGCCCTGGACGCCCGCACCGGACGCACCGTCTGGACCAGCCGGTTCCCGAAGCCCGTGCTCACCACGCCTCTCGTCGCCGCCGCCGCCGACGGCGCGACCCGCATCCTGGTCTCCGCCGAGGACACGCTGCGCTGCCTCGACCGGGACGGCACCACCCTGTGGGAGGCGCCCGTGCCGGTCCGCACCGCCGGACGCGCCGCCTGTGACGGCGAGCGCGTGTTCGTCGGGGCGGGCGACGGCCGCGGCTACGCCTACGATCTGCACACGGGCGCCGTCCTCTGGTCGGTGCTCACGACCGACCGACCCGATCGCTACCGCCAGCTCATCTACGGGCCGTGGGACGACTGGGTCGAGATGCTCCCGACGGGAGCCGTGCTGTTCAGCACCGTCGTGGATGCGATCGCCGTCGACCCGCGCACCGGTGCGGTGATCTGGCGCACGCCCGGCAGTTACATCTTCGCCCCCGCACTGCCGCTCCCCGACGGTGGGCTCCTCCTCACGTCGGAATGGGGAGTCGTCGCCATCGTGGATGAGACCACCGGGGCCGTGCGATGGACAGCTCCGGCGGTGCCCCGCGCCGTCAATGCCGGCCCCGTGATCGACCCCCGCACGGGGACGGCCTGGCTCGTCTCGGTCGGCGGGCTGCTGGCCGAGATCCGGCCGGCCGATCGCAGCGTCGCGGTGGATCGTCAGCTCTTCACGGCGAACACGTTCTCGACCCCGGTCCTGGCCGCTGACCGGCTGGTGGTCGGCGCGCAGGACGGCGTGCTTCGCGCGTATTCCCTGTGA
- a CDS encoding histidinol-phosphate transaminase: MTEPTLPRIRPAIASLAPYRQGKQAGPEAFKLSSNENPFDPLPSVLDALQHTTPINRYPDATAGRLRARLGARYGVEPEQVHVASGSVAILHQLVLATASVGDEVVYAWRSFEAYPSLPLVAGATGVQVPLTTDSRHDLDAMADAVTDRTRAIIVCTPNNPTGPIVTSAEFAAFVDRVPSDVLIILDEAYAEFVTAPDAVDGLAERVFEAHPNVVVLRTFSKAYGLAGLRVGYAIGHEKVLDAARTTGIPLSVTSAAENAAIASLDAEAELLERVAMIVERRARLVEGLRAQGWEVPDAQGNFVWLPTGARTDEVAAALVDADLIVRPFSGDGIRISVGEEAAIARVLQVAATLR; this comes from the coding sequence GTGACCGAGCCGACCCTGCCCCGCATCCGTCCCGCCATCGCCTCCCTCGCGCCGTACCGCCAGGGCAAGCAGGCCGGTCCCGAGGCCTTCAAGCTCTCCAGCAACGAGAACCCGTTCGACCCGCTGCCCTCGGTCCTCGACGCGCTGCAGCACACGACGCCGATCAACCGCTATCCCGATGCCACCGCGGGCCGCCTGCGTGCGCGGCTCGGCGCCCGCTACGGGGTCGAGCCCGAGCAGGTCCACGTCGCCTCCGGGAGCGTCGCGATCCTGCACCAGCTCGTGCTCGCCACGGCCTCCGTCGGCGATGAGGTCGTCTACGCCTGGCGATCGTTCGAGGCGTACCCGAGTCTGCCGCTCGTCGCCGGGGCGACGGGGGTGCAGGTGCCGCTGACGACCGACTCCCGTCACGACCTCGACGCGATGGCCGACGCCGTGACCGACCGCACGCGGGCGATCATCGTCTGCACGCCGAACAATCCGACCGGACCCATCGTCACCTCTGCCGAGTTCGCGGCGTTCGTGGACCGCGTTCCGTCCGATGTGCTCATCATCCTCGACGAGGCCTATGCCGAGTTCGTCACGGCTCCGGACGCGGTCGACGGGCTGGCCGAGCGCGTCTTCGAGGCGCACCCGAACGTCGTCGTCCTCCGCACGTTCTCCAAGGCCTACGGGCTCGCCGGGCTCCGGGTCGGCTACGCGATCGGTCACGAGAAGGTGCTCGACGCAGCGCGGACGACCGGTATCCCGCTCTCCGTCACCTCCGCCGCGGAGAACGCCGCCATCGCGAGCCTCGATGCGGAAGCCGAGCTCCTGGAGCGCGTCGCCATGATCGTCGAACGCCGCGCCCGTCTCGTCGAGGGGCTCCGAGCGCAGGGCTGGGAGGTGCCGGACGCCCAGGGCAACTTCGTCTGGCTGCCGACCGGCGCGCGCACGGACGAGGTGGCGGCGGCGCTCGTCGACGCCGACCTCATCGTGCGCCCGTTCTCGGGGGACGGCATCCGGATCTCCGTCGGCGAAGAGGCGGCCATCGCCCGCGTCCTGCAGGTCGCCGCAACCCTCCGCTGA
- a CDS encoding ribbon-helix-helix protein, CopG family yields MAMTVRLPAELDARLEDIARARHVSKHAVIIEAATRFANSESKTDRVLALADEVTERYGDAITRLEDA; encoded by the coding sequence ATGGCTATGACGGTGCGACTCCCTGCGGAACTCGATGCGCGGCTCGAAGACATCGCACGAGCCCGGCACGTCTCCAAGCACGCCGTGATCATCGAGGCGGCCACCCGGTTCGCGAACAGCGAGTCCAAGACCGATCGAGTTCTGGCGCTCGCGGACGAGGTGACCGAACGCTACGGCGACGCCATCACGCGCCTCGAAGACGCCTGA
- a CDS encoding Lrp/AsnC family transcriptional regulator → MQEIVFGNGRREGIVRSVDDLNRRIIGALMANPRATNAQISDAVFTSEATVSRRVARLIGEGAVRAIGVLDGEATARSRSLFVRLRCRPGDGNRSALRLAAWPECGSVKLVTGSVDCIAEINYTSNDHLLAITLEQLPSLDGVLAVWSNQVVRRFATPHSWLPELLPEDIAAQLRSQRLDPWQDPLPGEPVRLDALDARIAEALGTDGRLGWQQLAVQCEASPVTVRRRTEAMLASGALRMRAVVDPETVGLPVNAFVSLSVNPTQLGRVGEMLAQHPSVLMISATTGDRNLCGEVALASDAALYEFISATIGGLPGLQHADVAVALRSVKRAGLLGGPSV, encoded by the coding sequence ATGCAAGAAATCGTCTTCGGAAACGGTCGGCGTGAAGGTATCGTACGGTCTGTGGATGACCTCAACCGTCGCATCATCGGGGCTCTGATGGCCAACCCTCGTGCCACGAACGCGCAGATCAGCGACGCGGTCTTCACATCCGAGGCGACGGTCTCGCGTCGGGTCGCCCGGCTTATCGGCGAGGGCGCCGTGCGGGCGATCGGTGTGCTGGACGGCGAGGCCACCGCGCGTTCGCGGTCCTTGTTCGTGCGGCTCCGCTGCCGACCCGGCGACGGGAACCGCTCGGCGCTGAGACTGGCGGCCTGGCCGGAGTGCGGATCCGTGAAGCTCGTCACGGGGAGCGTCGACTGCATCGCCGAGATCAACTACACCTCCAACGATCATCTGCTCGCGATCACGCTCGAACAGTTGCCGTCGCTCGATGGCGTGCTGGCGGTGTGGAGCAACCAAGTCGTGCGCCGGTTCGCGACGCCACACAGCTGGCTGCCCGAGCTGCTGCCCGAGGACATCGCCGCGCAGCTACGCTCCCAGCGTCTGGATCCCTGGCAGGACCCGCTTCCCGGCGAACCGGTGCGGCTCGATGCGCTCGACGCACGGATCGCCGAGGCACTGGGTACCGACGGAAGGCTCGGGTGGCAGCAACTCGCCGTGCAGTGCGAGGCGAGCCCGGTCACGGTCCGGCGGCGCACCGAGGCCATGCTGGCGTCGGGGGCGCTGCGCATGCGGGCGGTCGTCGACCCGGAGACGGTGGGGCTGCCCGTGAACGCCTTCGTCTCACTCAGCGTGAACCCGACGCAGCTGGGACGCGTGGGGGAGATGCTGGCACAGCATCCATCCGTGCTGATGATCTCGGCGACGACCGGCGACCGGAATCTCTGCGGCGAGGTCGCTCTCGCGTCCGACGCGGCGCTCTACGAGTTCATCTCCGCGACGATCGGCGGCCTGCCGGGACTCCAGCACGCGGATGTGGCCGTCGCCCTGCGGTCCGTCAAACGCGCCGGGCTCCTCGGCGGTCCCTCTGTGTGA
- a CDS encoding alkaline phosphatase family protein: MGFATRRRTRTVGGLGLLAAAVTVGAAAVAGPAVAAPGAPGGGSGERPPLADHVVLIALDGFDPDYLAGGAMPNLRALATRGAISESTGVMTSITNPSWSSIATGAWPETHDNAAYFFDPATGTAVGQQRDLAVPTIAESIRAQGGTVLSSQWFIVQNHGAAFGDPAGLYTQPGGDCARRTDDAVAVLQGQPVMSAGTAVQMAGIPDLIAVYCDRLDALGHADGKDAPGMPAAIAEVDAQIGRLVQATKDAGIFGRTAFVVTGDHGMETFTQGMRNELLAAIAGAGYQAEMLTAGQSPQAETDAVIVVGGVGSLHLVGDAAGDPAAVAAIEAAVSALPHVVAVYDEADQQAMHMSDKYGELVIEPEEGWSLGAAPSDGVSGVHGVSRTMSTVLTLAGSGVRPHHIAQDPRHIDIAPTISALLGFDAPSAAEGRVLVEALRPH, encoded by the coding sequence ATGGGATTCGCGACGAGAAGAAGAACGCGGACGGTGGGTGGGCTCGGACTGCTCGCCGCGGCGGTGACCGTGGGAGCAGCGGCCGTTGCCGGCCCGGCGGTCGCGGCACCGGGAGCTCCCGGGGGTGGATCGGGGGAGCGTCCGCCGCTCGCCGATCACGTGGTGCTCATCGCGCTGGACGGCTTCGATCCGGACTATCTGGCCGGAGGCGCGATGCCGAACCTCCGCGCTCTCGCCACCCGCGGTGCGATCAGTGAGTCCACGGGGGTCATGACATCGATCACGAACCCGTCCTGGTCCTCGATCGCGACGGGCGCGTGGCCGGAGACCCACGACAACGCGGCCTATTTCTTCGATCCCGCGACCGGGACGGCGGTCGGACAGCAGCGCGATCTGGCGGTGCCGACCATCGCCGAGTCGATCAGGGCCCAGGGCGGAACCGTGCTGTCGTCTCAGTGGTTCATCGTGCAGAACCACGGCGCCGCGTTCGGCGACCCCGCAGGCCTGTACACGCAGCCCGGCGGGGACTGCGCACGCCGCACGGACGACGCCGTCGCGGTGTTGCAGGGGCAGCCGGTCATGAGTGCGGGAACCGCGGTGCAGATGGCCGGCATCCCCGACCTCATCGCGGTCTACTGCGACCGCCTCGACGCCCTGGGGCACGCCGACGGCAAGGACGCGCCGGGCATGCCGGCGGCGATCGCCGAGGTCGACGCGCAGATCGGGCGACTGGTGCAGGCGACCAAAGATGCCGGGATCTTCGGGCGTACGGCGTTCGTGGTGACCGGCGACCACGGCATGGAGACCTTCACGCAGGGCATGCGGAACGAGCTGCTCGCCGCGATCGCCGGAGCCGGGTATCAGGCGGAGATGCTGACGGCCGGACAGTCACCGCAAGCCGAGACGGATGCGGTGATCGTCGTCGGCGGCGTGGGCTCCCTGCATCTCGTCGGGGACGCGGCGGGAGACCCGGCAGCCGTTGCCGCCATCGAGGCCGCGGTCTCCGCGCTTCCCCACGTCGTTGCCGTCTACGACGAGGCCGATCAGCAGGCGATGCACATGTCGGATAAGTACGGCGAGCTGGTGATCGAGCCCGAGGAGGGGTGGAGTCTCGGCGCCGCACCGTCGGACGGCGTGTCCGGGGTGCACGGGGTGTCCCGCACCATGTCCACTGTGCTCACGCTCGCCGGTTCCGGCGTGCGTCCGCACCACATCGCACAGGACCCGCGACACATCGACATCGCCCCCACGATCTCCGCGCTGCTGGGCTTCGACGCGCCCTCCGCTGCCGAAGGGCGCGTGCTCGTCGAGGCGCTCCGACCGCACTGA
- a CDS encoding low molecular weight protein-tyrosine-phosphatase → MTARDPFRVIFVCTGNICRSPMAEVVFRDMAERQGLGPQIVSRSAGTGDWHLGERADHRTLDALTRRGYDGSLHRARQFTAASFAENDLVVALDRTHERILREWARDEDEDGKVTLLLAFDPDASTQDVPDPYYAGPEMFDSVLGMIETATRGLFRQLEPALRLPRTPRAFGA, encoded by the coding sequence GTGACAGCCCGAGATCCCTTCCGCGTGATCTTCGTCTGCACGGGGAACATCTGCCGCTCTCCCATGGCGGAGGTCGTGTTCCGGGACATGGCGGAGCGGCAGGGTCTCGGCCCGCAGATCGTGTCACGCAGCGCGGGCACCGGCGACTGGCATCTCGGGGAGCGCGCCGACCACCGCACCCTCGACGCGCTCACCCGCCGCGGCTACGACGGCTCCCTGCACCGCGCCCGGCAGTTCACCGCCGCCTCCTTCGCCGAGAACGACCTCGTGGTGGCGCTCGACCGCACGCACGAACGCATCCTCCGGGAATGGGCCAGGGACGAAGACGAGGACGGCAAGGTGACCCTCCTCCTCGCGTTCGACCCTGATGCCTCGACCCAGGACGTCCCCGACCCGTACTACGCCGGTCCGGAGATGTTCGATTCCGTGCTCGGTATGATCGAGACGGCGACTCGCGGCTTGTTCCGCCAGCTCGAACCCGCCCTGCGCCTGCCCCGCACGCCCCGAGCCTTCGGGGCCTGA
- a CDS encoding type II toxin-antitoxin system death-on-curing family toxin: MATEYIEPEQALALIAKLGLHVRDEGLLFSALARPAAGMFGVDAYPTFAEKAAALMSSVAQNHALFDGNKRTALYLTFIFIRLNGYDVTFTNDEAFEFVIDVAQSRMDLGEIAQVLAAHIRRVDDRG, translated from the coding sequence ATGGCCACCGAGTATATCGAGCCCGAGCAGGCCCTCGCGCTGATCGCGAAGCTCGGCCTGCATGTGCGCGACGAGGGTCTGCTCTTTTCCGCTCTGGCGCGACCCGCCGCCGGCATGTTCGGCGTCGATGCGTATCCGACGTTCGCAGAGAAGGCGGCGGCCCTGATGAGCTCCGTCGCCCAGAATCACGCACTGTTCGACGGGAACAAGCGCACAGCGCTCTATCTCACCTTCATCTTCATCCGGCTGAACGGCTACGACGTCACCTTCACGAACGACGAAGCCTTCGAGTTCGTCATCGATGTCGCGCAAAGCCGGATGGATCTCGGGGAGATCGCCCAGGTCCTCGCCGCCCACATCCGTCGGGTGGACGACCGCGGCTGA
- the purB gene encoding adenylosuccinate lyase, with amino-acid sequence MTFQPSLPPQPLSPLDGRYRAAVTGLADFLSEAGLNRARVEVEVEWLIALTDRSLFETSPLSDGDKERLRSLYRDFGQAEIDWLAEKEAVTQHDVKAIEYLVRDRLSTLGLDRIAELTHFACTSEDINSASYALTVKRAVEEVWLPALDIVIAKLRELAVEHADAAMLSRTHGQPATPSTMGKELAVFAWRLERVRAQIAGSEYLAKFSGATGTWSAHLAADPDADWPTIAREYIEGLGLGFNPLTTQIESHDWQVELYDRVRHAGGILHNLATDIWTYISLGYFAQIPVAGATGSSTMPHKINPIRFENAEANLEISGALLASLGQTLVTSRLQRDLTDSTTQRNIGVAFGHSLLALDNLRRGLNAISLSRDVLLADLDLNWEVLAEAIQTVIRAEVVAGRSSIQDPYALLKELTRGHRVGAADLASFVEDLEIGDAAKQRLLALTPATYTGVAERLAR; translated from the coding sequence CTGACTTTCCAGCCCTCGCTCCCGCCCCAGCCCCTCAGCCCCCTCGACGGCCGCTACCGCGCTGCCGTCACCGGGCTCGCCGATTTCCTCTCCGAGGCCGGGCTCAACCGCGCCAGGGTCGAGGTGGAGGTCGAGTGGCTGATCGCCCTCACCGACCGCTCGCTGTTCGAGACGAGCCCGCTGTCGGACGGCGACAAGGAGCGCCTGCGTTCGCTCTACCGCGACTTCGGGCAGGCGGAGATCGACTGGCTCGCCGAGAAGGAGGCCGTCACGCAGCACGACGTGAAGGCCATCGAGTACCTCGTGCGCGACCGGCTCTCCACGCTCGGCCTCGACCGGATCGCCGAGCTCACGCACTTCGCCTGCACGAGCGAGGACATCAACTCCGCGTCCTACGCGCTCACCGTCAAGCGCGCGGTCGAGGAGGTCTGGCTCCCGGCCCTCGACATCGTGATCGCGAAGCTGCGTGAGCTCGCGGTCGAGCACGCCGACGCCGCGATGCTCTCCCGCACGCACGGCCAGCCCGCGACGCCCTCGACCATGGGTAAGGAGCTCGCGGTCTTCGCCTGGCGCCTGGAGCGCGTGCGTGCGCAGATCGCCGGCTCCGAGTACCTCGCGAAGTTCTCCGGCGCCACCGGCACCTGGTCCGCCCACCTCGCGGCCGACCCGGACGCCGACTGGCCGACCATCGCCCGCGAGTACATCGAAGGGCTCGGGCTCGGGTTCAACCCCCTGACGACGCAGATCGAGTCGCACGACTGGCAGGTGGAGCTGTATGACCGCGTCCGTCACGCCGGCGGCATCCTGCACAACCTGGCGACCGACATCTGGACCTACATCTCGCTCGGCTACTTCGCGCAGATCCCGGTCGCCGGCGCCACCGGCTCGTCGACGATGCCGCACAAGATCAACCCGATCCGCTTCGAGAACGCCGAGGCCAACCTCGAGATCTCCGGCGCCCTGCTCGCGTCACTCGGCCAGACCCTCGTCACGAGCCGCCTGCAGCGCGACCTCACCGACTCCACCACGCAGCGCAACATCGGGGTCGCGTTCGGGCACTCGCTGCTCGCCCTCGACAACCTGCGCCGCGGCCTGAACGCGATCTCGCTGTCGCGCGACGTGCTGCTCGCCGACCTCGACCTGAACTGGGAGGTGCTCGCCGAGGCGATCCAGACGGTCATCCGCGCCGAGGTCGTCGCCGGCCGGTCGAGCATCCAGGACCCGTATGCGCTGCTCAAGGAGCTCACGCGCGGGCACCGCGTCGGCGCCGCCGACCTCGCCTCCTTCGTGGAGGACCTGGAGATCGGCGACGCCGCCAAGCAGCGCCTTCTCGCTCTGACGCCCGCGACCTACACCGGCGTCGCGGAGCGCCTCGCCCGCTGA